One genomic segment of Candidatus Eremiobacteraceae bacterium includes these proteins:
- a CDS encoding NAD(P)/FAD-dependent oxidoreductase: MDPDVIVIGAGAAGLAAAMRLAQRSLRVVVLEARDRIGGRVLWTDESDGRESVELGAEFIHGRAPETMALLRQAGASAAALDGASWTCGADGVLTDDKTDFREATDIFAGAQDLKADESVDRYLQRFDRDPSMAEKVVLARLFVKGFEAADPSDASVIAIADELRSGVDYATHRPTGGYRPLFAELHAACVKAGVAIELSAVVNAIKWRRGDVAIDATIGSQRRTLRAKATVVTVPVGVLKRAAEAAWFDPALSAEKRSALDKIEMGHVVKVVLRFRSPFWERVENGRFDGAGFFRCPDGRFPAYWTQRPLPGGSVVAWAGGTDASALDGLSPSDLVETALDEFSGLFGHPHAVREEFLDGVMHDWSSDPFSWGAYSYVVVNGHGARAALGAPVENTLFFAGEAASTDGQGGTVNGAISTGERAAREAAASLEAEAR, encoded by the coding sequence TTGGACCCTGACGTCATCGTCATCGGCGCCGGCGCGGCGGGATTGGCGGCGGCGATGCGTCTTGCGCAGCGCTCGCTTCGCGTCGTCGTCCTCGAGGCGCGCGATCGGATCGGCGGCCGCGTCTTGTGGACGGACGAGTCGGACGGGCGCGAGTCCGTCGAGCTCGGTGCCGAGTTCATCCACGGTCGCGCCCCTGAGACGATGGCGCTCTTGCGCCAGGCCGGCGCTTCGGCTGCAGCGCTCGACGGCGCGTCGTGGACGTGCGGCGCTGACGGCGTCCTGACGGACGACAAGACCGATTTTCGGGAGGCTACCGACATTTTCGCCGGCGCGCAGGATCTCAAAGCCGACGAATCGGTCGATCGGTATCTGCAGCGTTTCGATCGCGACCCGTCGATGGCCGAGAAGGTCGTGCTCGCGCGCCTTTTCGTCAAAGGTTTCGAGGCCGCGGACCCGTCGGACGCGAGTGTCATCGCTATCGCCGATGAGCTTAGATCTGGTGTTGACTATGCGACGCATCGTCCCACCGGCGGTTATCGTCCGCTCTTCGCCGAGCTGCACGCGGCGTGCGTGAAAGCGGGCGTCGCGATCGAGCTGTCGGCGGTCGTCAACGCGATCAAGTGGCGACGAGGCGATGTGGCGATCGACGCGACGATCGGTTCGCAGCGGCGAACGCTTCGCGCGAAAGCCACGGTTGTGACGGTACCGGTCGGCGTTCTGAAACGAGCGGCCGAGGCGGCCTGGTTCGATCCGGCGCTGTCCGCGGAAAAGCGCTCGGCGCTCGACAAGATCGAGATGGGGCACGTCGTGAAGGTCGTCTTGCGCTTTCGCTCGCCGTTTTGGGAGCGCGTCGAAAACGGGCGGTTTGACGGCGCCGGTTTTTTCCGCTGTCCTGACGGCCGCTTCCCCGCTTATTGGACGCAGCGCCCGTTGCCTGGCGGATCGGTTGTCGCGTGGGCCGGCGGCACCGATGCAAGCGCGCTGGACGGATTGAGTCCTTCGGACCTGGTGGAGACCGCGCTCGACGAATTCTCCGGGTTATTCGGTCATCCGCATGCGGTCCGCGAGGAGTTCCTCGATGGGGTCATGCATGATTGGTCGAGCGACCCGTTTTCCTGGGGAGCGTACAGCTACGTCGTCGTGAACGGCCACGGCGCTCGCGCGGCGCTCGGTGCACCGGTTGAGAATACGCTTTTCTTCGCAGGCGAAGCGGCCTCGACCGACGGCCAAGGAGGAACGGTGAACGGCGCGATCTCGACCGGCGAGCGAGCCGCACGCGAAGCGGCGGCGTCGCTCGAAGCGGAGGCTCGATAG
- a CDS encoding SRPBCC family protein, whose product MRAPQERVWHAISDPTEFGRWFGMEFEGKFSAGAEVRGRIKPTIADAAVAKMQEKYTGMPVALFIERIEPMRTFAFRWHPFAIDESVDYSKEPMTLVTFTLETADGGTKLTVVETGFDSIPIERRADAFEANEEGWTMQLELVGKYLLLPRS is encoded by the coding sequence TTGCGAGCCCCGCAGGAGCGTGTCTGGCACGCGATCAGCGATCCCACAGAGTTCGGGCGCTGGTTCGGTATGGAATTCGAAGGCAAGTTCTCCGCGGGAGCTGAGGTCCGTGGCCGGATCAAGCCGACGATCGCAGATGCGGCCGTCGCGAAAATGCAGGAGAAATACACGGGTATGCCCGTCGCGCTCTTCATCGAACGCATCGAGCCGATGCGCACCTTCGCATTTCGCTGGCATCCGTTCGCCATCGACGAATCCGTGGACTACTCCAAAGAGCCGATGACCCTCGTGACGTTCACCCTCGAGACCGCCGACGGCGGTACGAAGCTCACGGTCGTCGAGACGGGATTCGATTCGATCCCGATCGAGCGCCGCGCAGACGCCTTCGAAGCCAACGAAGAAGGTTGGACGATGCAGCTGGAGCTGGTCGGCAAGTACCTACTGTTGCCACGGTCTTGA
- a CDS encoding nuclear transport factor 2 family protein: MLSILLSLLVAIVANKPVDAQASPSPASDRAAIINFENAVVKADASGDISFYENNLTDDWTGGTSWGTWYTKAALLHDLRNRTNNHVNKSTISGLRVRLYGDAAIATFDQSYDAVVLGQRRIRHVLNTDTFVRQNHRWMLAASHTSVAR, encoded by the coding sequence ATGCTGAGCATATTACTTTCACTCCTCGTGGCGATCGTCGCCAACAAGCCTGTGGATGCCCAAGCAAGTCCTTCGCCGGCCAGTGACCGCGCAGCCATCATCAATTTCGAAAACGCCGTCGTGAAAGCAGATGCGTCAGGCGACATCTCGTTTTACGAGAACAATCTGACGGACGATTGGACTGGTGGAACGAGTTGGGGCACTTGGTATACGAAGGCGGCACTCTTGCACGATCTGCGGAATCGCACCAACAATCACGTCAATAAGTCCACGATTAGCGGGCTTCGGGTACGGCTGTACGGCGATGCGGCAATCGCCACGTTCGATCAAAGCTACGACGCTGTGGTTCTTGGCCAACGCCGAATTCGTCACGTGTTGAACACCGACACCTTCGTAAGGCAGAACCATCGCTGGATGCTTGCGGCGAGCCACACCTCCGTGGCGCGCTAG
- a CDS encoding pitrilysin family protein, with translation MSLRNAAAIGGLCALVFTASIPARAAETAVATRATLSNGLRIVVVRDPLAPVVTVELNYAVGSAESPSGFPGMAHAQEHMMFRGSSQLSAAQLAAITAQMGGDYDADTQPTVTQYFMTVPAEDLGVALHIEAARMHDVIDAQDAWNEERGPIEQEVSADDSNPVSKAFITLQSDLFVGTPYTVNGVGTRASFDKTTGSMLRDFYRHWYGPNNAVLVIAGDVDPSAAIEQVKSPFSSIPRRATPARAPIALGPPKAAALTSDTDLPVPIVVVGYRMPGSDSPDYPAALVLSGVLSSQRADLYALVPQGQAFQTFFFNNGLPGAGEGIAAAALKPGVDPTAEVGTIENIIAGYVRNGVPADLVHAAQRQALAQEESQFDSISGLASAWSQAIAIEGRSDPADDIKAMQRVTLADVNRIARTYLINATAVTAVLTPKPSGRPSSSQTFGSPESFAPKDTKAVALPSWATAAFGTLSIPTSTLAPVATTLPNGLRLIIQTETVSRTVTVSGSVKAEPALQEPMGKEGVSSVVDDLFSYGSTHLSRVEYARALDDIAASENGGSSFGVSVLAANFDRGVQLLADNELHPVFEASDFAAVQQKEAQAAASELQSPGYLQDRALALGLYPKNDPALRQPTLASVSGLSLADAQSYYEHVFRPDTTTIVVIGDVTPAKARAAVEKWFGAWRASGPAPKTDLPKVALNRPSMTVVPDASRVQDNVTLRENLSITRSNPDYYALQVGDHVLGGAFYATRLYHDVREKAGLAYFVGNDLSVGSTRSTYSVDYGCDPPNVSKTKSIILRDLRRMQTAPVTPAELEQAKALLLREIPLSESDEDSIAGALMARSQRGLPLDEPERAARIYLGITAAQVQAAFAKWIRPDAFVEAVQGPTPH, from the coding sequence TTGTCACTTCGTAACGCGGCCGCGATCGGCGGCCTATGCGCACTCGTTTTCACTGCCTCGATTCCTGCGCGCGCTGCCGAGACGGCGGTAGCGACTCGTGCGACGCTCTCCAACGGTCTTCGCATCGTCGTCGTCCGCGATCCGCTCGCCCCCGTCGTCACGGTAGAGCTGAACTACGCCGTCGGCAGCGCGGAGTCACCGTCCGGTTTCCCCGGCATGGCGCACGCGCAGGAACACATGATGTTCCGCGGCTCGTCGCAGCTGTCCGCCGCGCAGTTGGCAGCGATAACAGCGCAAATGGGCGGCGACTACGATGCCGATACGCAGCCCACCGTCACGCAATATTTCATGACGGTGCCTGCGGAGGATCTCGGGGTCGCGCTCCACATCGAGGCTGCGCGGATGCACGACGTCATCGATGCGCAGGACGCATGGAACGAAGAACGGGGTCCTATCGAGCAAGAGGTCTCCGCTGACGATTCCAACCCGGTGAGCAAGGCTTTCATAACATTGCAATCCGACCTCTTCGTCGGAACTCCTTACACGGTCAACGGTGTCGGCACTCGTGCCTCGTTCGACAAGACGACTGGTTCGATGCTGCGCGACTTCTATCGGCACTGGTACGGGCCGAACAACGCGGTGCTCGTCATCGCGGGTGATGTCGACCCGAGCGCCGCCATCGAGCAGGTGAAGTCGCCTTTCTCCTCGATCCCGCGCCGCGCGACGCCTGCGCGCGCGCCGATCGCCCTCGGCCCGCCCAAGGCCGCCGCCCTCACGAGCGACACCGATCTGCCCGTGCCCATCGTCGTCGTCGGCTACCGCATGCCAGGTTCCGACAGTCCGGACTATCCAGCTGCCCTCGTCCTGAGCGGCGTCCTGTCAAGCCAGCGCGCAGATCTGTACGCACTCGTGCCTCAGGGTCAAGCCTTCCAGACCTTCTTCTTCAACAACGGTTTGCCGGGCGCCGGCGAGGGCATCGCGGCCGCCGCGCTCAAGCCCGGCGTCGATCCGACCGCAGAGGTCGGGACGATAGAGAACATCATCGCCGGCTACGTCCGTAACGGCGTTCCCGCCGATCTCGTACACGCGGCCCAGCGTCAAGCGCTCGCCCAAGAAGAGTCGCAATTCGATTCCATCTCGGGTCTCGCATCAGCCTGGTCACAGGCGATCGCGATCGAGGGTCGCTCCGATCCCGCCGATGACATCAAGGCCATGCAGCGCGTCACGCTCGCCGACGTCAATCGCATCGCGCGGACGTATCTCATCAACGCGACCGCGGTGACTGCAGTATTGACGCCCAAACCGTCCGGCCGGCCTTCGTCGTCTCAAACGTTCGGTTCACCCGAGTCGTTCGCGCCGAAAGACACTAAAGCGGTCGCGCTGCCGTCGTGGGCGACCGCCGCGTTCGGCACTCTTTCAATTCCGACGTCGACGCTCGCGCCCGTCGCTACGACCTTGCCCAATGGACTTCGGCTCATCATCCAAACCGAGACCGTTAGCCGGACGGTGACCGTGTCGGGGTCGGTCAAGGCGGAACCCGCCCTCCAAGAACCCATGGGTAAGGAAGGCGTGTCTTCAGTCGTCGATGATCTTTTCTCGTATGGCTCGACGCATCTCAGTCGCGTCGAGTATGCGCGCGCCCTCGACGACATCGCCGCGAGCGAGAACGGTGGATCGTCCTTCGGTGTGAGCGTGCTCGCAGCGAACTTCGACCGCGGTGTTCAACTCCTCGCCGATAACGAACTCCACCCGGTCTTCGAAGCCTCCGACTTCGCCGCCGTACAACAAAAGGAGGCCCAGGCAGCGGCAAGCGAGCTCCAATCGCCGGGGTATTTGCAGGATCGTGCGCTCGCCTTAGGCCTGTATCCGAAAAACGACCCGGCCCTGCGGCAGCCCACACTCGCGAGCGTGAGCGGTCTCTCTCTCGCCGACGCGCAGTCGTACTACGAACATGTTTTCCGGCCGGACACGACGACGATCGTCGTCATCGGTGACGTCACGCCGGCAAAGGCAAGGGCCGCCGTCGAGAAATGGTTCGGCGCGTGGAGGGCGTCAGGGCCTGCGCCGAAGACCGACCTCCCGAAAGTAGCTCTCAACCGCCCGTCGATGACGGTCGTACCGGATGCGAGCCGCGTCCAAGACAACGTCACGCTCCGCGAGAACCTCTCCATCACCCGGTCGAACCCGGACTACTACGCGCTCCAGGTCGGCGACCACGTGCTCGGCGGTGCGTTTTATGCGACGCGGCTCTACCATGACGTGCGCGAGAAGGCGGGCCTCGCCTATTTCGTCGGCAACGATTTGAGCGTCGGGTCGACGCGTTCGACGTACTCCGTCGACTACGGTTGCGATCCGCCGAACGTGTCGAAGACGAAATCGATCATCCTTCGCGACTTGCGCCGCATGCAAACCGCGCCCGTGACGCCGGCCGAGCTCGAACAGGCGAAGGCGCTGCTGCTTCGGGAGATCCCTCTATCGGAGAGCGACGAGGACTCGATCGCGGGCGCACTGATGGCGCGTTCGCAACGCGGACTACCGCTGGATGAGCCCGAGCGCGCGGCCAGGATCTACTTGGGCATCACGGCCGCGCAAGTCCAGGCCGCCTTCGCCAAATGGATCCGACCGGACGCGTTCGTCGAAGCGGTGCAGGGCCCGACGCCGCACTAG
- a CDS encoding cytochrome P450 — MVKEGRLSRQTPGPSRWTTMRRLFPVPFRRFPEFLREMTDRYGHVIAFALPWRSYIFVNEPAVVKDIFITQQHAFSKSLGIRVLRLLLGDGLLTSEDPLHRQMRRIVQPAFHRERVAQYVGVMERDAQEFVDRLQPGAAFDVHGAMIALTLRIATETLFGTDESGSAQAVGEALRLMMLEFPYMLTPLSSLRRRLPLPATKRFERSRAMLDSIIYDLIERRRRDATERGDALSLLLAARDGETGYRPHDEQIRDEIMTLFTAGHETTANALTWALYLLAHNPDVDVRAAQGIERGDHGPIERIVKETLRLYPPAWIIGREAREDVTLVDGTFVPAGTTVFVAPLLLHRRREFFTEPDRFDPDRWLDAEPPQFAFIPFGGGARRCIGEDFALREASIVLTKIVQRYHLVLATNAKIDVDPLVTLRPAGPVLMKAIARPRFS, encoded by the coding sequence ATGGTCAAGGAAGGCCGGCTCTCAAGACAGACTCCCGGCCCGAGTCGCTGGACGACGATGCGGCGTCTGTTCCCCGTGCCATTCCGTCGCTTTCCTGAATTCCTACGCGAGATGACCGACCGCTACGGACACGTCATCGCCTTCGCGCTGCCCTGGCGATCGTATATATTCGTCAACGAACCCGCGGTCGTCAAAGACATCTTCATCACGCAGCAGCACGCGTTTTCCAAGTCGCTCGGCATCCGGGTGCTGCGCCTGCTTCTTGGCGACGGGCTCCTCACGAGCGAAGACCCGCTCCATCGGCAGATGCGCCGTATCGTCCAACCGGCTTTCCATCGCGAGCGGGTGGCGCAATACGTCGGCGTCATGGAGCGAGACGCGCAAGAATTCGTCGACCGGCTTCAGCCCGGCGCGGCGTTCGACGTCCACGGCGCGATGATCGCGCTGACGTTGCGCATCGCCACCGAAACGCTGTTCGGAACCGACGAAAGCGGATCGGCGCAGGCCGTCGGTGAGGCTCTGCGCCTCATGATGCTCGAGTTCCCGTACATGCTGACGCCGCTCAGCTCGCTTCGACGGCGCCTGCCGCTGCCCGCGACGAAGCGCTTCGAACGTTCGCGCGCGATGCTCGACTCAATCATCTACGATCTCATCGAGCGCCGTCGCCGCGATGCGACCGAGCGCGGCGACGCACTGTCGCTGCTGCTCGCGGCTCGCGACGGTGAGACCGGTTACCGGCCGCACGACGAGCAGATCCGCGATGAGATCATGACGCTCTTCACGGCGGGGCACGAGACGACCGCCAACGCGTTGACGTGGGCGCTCTATCTTCTGGCTCACAATCCGGATGTTGACGTTCGCGCGGCGCAGGGGATCGAGCGCGGCGACCACGGGCCGATCGAACGAATCGTCAAAGAGACGCTCAGGCTCTATCCGCCGGCGTGGATCATCGGCCGCGAGGCTCGCGAGGACGTCACGCTCGTCGACGGCACGTTCGTGCCGGCGGGAACGACGGTATTCGTCGCGCCGCTGCTCCTGCACCGCCGACGCGAGTTCTTCACCGAGCCGGATCGGTTTGATCCCGATCGCTGGCTTGACGCCGAGCCGCCGCAATTCGCGTTCATCCCATTCGGCGGCGGTGCGCGACGGTGCATCGGCGAGGATTTCGCGCTGCGCGAAGCATCGATCGTGCTGACGAAGATCGTGCAGCGCTATCATCTCGTTCTTGCGACGAATGCGAAGATCGACGTCGATCCGTTGGTGACGCTTCGACCCGCCGGCCCGGTGCTCATGAAAGCTATCGCAAGACCGCGCTTTTCATAG
- a CDS encoding DUF4386 domain-containing protein: MDKALGSGLTLRQAALTVGFGYLLNPVPYAEFGIWPKLVVSGNAAQTVANISAHQGLFLVAILCYLINFIEDIVIAWALYFLLAPVNKTISMLAALFRLMYTAIAFSGMFNLVTVARMVQTPAYLTNFGRDQFDAQIDLLLHIFRYDYAYSICAVFSIHLLLVGYLIIRSRYIPWWLGAIVIIDGLAWIVKNLQPFLYPNADLGYISIAFWGELVLMLWLLIFGWKMKEPVAAT; the protein is encoded by the coding sequence ATGGATAAGGCGCTCGGCAGCGGTTTGACGCTACGGCAGGCAGCATTGACCGTCGGATTCGGCTATCTCCTCAATCCGGTTCCTTATGCGGAGTTCGGGATATGGCCGAAGCTCGTCGTCAGCGGCAATGCGGCACAGACGGTCGCGAATATCTCCGCGCATCAGGGGCTCTTCCTCGTCGCTATCCTCTGCTACCTGATCAACTTCATCGAGGATATCGTCATCGCGTGGGCGCTATACTTCTTGCTCGCGCCCGTCAACAAAACGATCTCGATGCTCGCCGCATTGTTCAGGCTCATGTACACGGCGATCGCGTTCTCGGGGATGTTCAACCTCGTCACGGTGGCGCGCATGGTGCAGACGCCCGCGTACCTGACCAACTTCGGGCGCGATCAGTTCGACGCGCAAATCGACCTCTTGCTCCATATCTTCCGGTACGATTACGCGTACTCGATCTGCGCCGTCTTCTCGATCCACCTCTTGCTCGTCGGTTATTTGATCATCAGATCACGCTACATCCCGTGGTGGCTCGGAGCGATCGTCATCATCGATGGTCTTGCCTGGATCGTGAAGAACCTGCAGCCGTTCCTCTACCCGAACGCCGACCTCGGCTACATCTCTATCGCGTTCTGGGGCGAACTCGTGCTCATGCTCTGGCTGCTGATCTTCGGCTGGAAGATGAAAGAGCCGGTCGCGGCTACTTGA
- a CDS encoding aminotransferase class I/II-fold pyridoxal phosphate-dependent enzyme: MTKTQFDAISLERLRQRRSEKWATYPPDVLPAFVAEMDFDLAAPIREAIDEAVARGDVGYAHSAGVSAAFAHFARDRFTWDVDETAFFAVPDVMAGVAEALHILTPPGARVVINPPVYAPFYDVIPHEGRTIAAAPLAQDESGRWSLDFDALERAFASGARAYLLCSPHNPVGRVWTQAELRELIALCERYGVALISDESHAPLTMPGIVFTAAPSVSGELPCIALWSASKAFNIAGLKCAVIGAAPEHIRDKLRARLKSRPDEVESRIGHLGVIATIAAFRHAAPWLDSLRDYLDGNRRLLGDLLRERLPDVRYAPPEATYLAWLDCTRLAIDGDPSRRFLERGRVALEPGRKFGPFADRFVRLNMGTSRAILDEIVTRMAKALR; this comes from the coding sequence TTGACAAAAACCCAGTTCGACGCGATCTCGCTCGAGCGATTGCGGCAACGCCGCAGTGAGAAATGGGCGACGTATCCGCCTGACGTCTTGCCGGCGTTCGTCGCAGAGATGGACTTCGACCTAGCCGCCCCGATCCGAGAGGCGATCGACGAAGCGGTCGCCCGCGGCGACGTCGGTTACGCCCATTCGGCGGGCGTGTCGGCCGCATTCGCGCATTTCGCTCGCGACCGGTTTACTTGGGACGTCGACGAGACGGCGTTCTTCGCGGTGCCGGACGTGATGGCCGGCGTCGCCGAAGCGCTTCACATCTTGACGCCTCCGGGAGCACGCGTCGTCATCAACCCGCCGGTCTATGCGCCGTTCTACGACGTCATACCGCACGAGGGGCGTACGATCGCAGCCGCTCCGCTCGCTCAGGACGAAAGCGGACGCTGGTCGCTCGACTTCGACGCGCTCGAGCGCGCATTCGCGAGCGGCGCACGAGCGTATCTCTTGTGCAGCCCGCACAATCCGGTCGGACGCGTGTGGACGCAAGCCGAACTGCGCGAACTCATCGCATTGTGCGAGCGGTATGGCGTCGCGCTCATAAGCGATGAGAGTCACGCACCCTTGACGATGCCCGGCATCGTCTTCACAGCCGCGCCGAGCGTCTCGGGGGAATTGCCATGCATCGCGCTGTGGTCGGCATCGAAAGCCTTCAACATCGCGGGCCTCAAGTGCGCGGTCATCGGCGCGGCTCCGGAGCACATCCGTGACAAACTGCGGGCGCGCTTGAAGTCGAGGCCGGACGAGGTAGAATCACGGATCGGACATCTCGGCGTCATCGCGACGATCGCGGCGTTCCGTCACGCAGCGCCCTGGCTCGACTCATTGCGCGACTATCTCGACGGCAATCGCCGGCTGCTCGGCGATCTGCTGCGCGAGCGGCTCCCGGACGTGCGCTACGCACCACCGGAGGCGACGTATCTCGCGTGGCTGGATTGCACGCGCCTCGCGATCGACGGTGACCCATCACGAAGATTCTTGGAACGCGGTCGCGTCGCACTGGAACCCGGCCGGAAGTTCGGCCCGTTCGCCGATCGCTTCGTACGGCTCAACATGGGGACGTCGCGCGCGATACTCGACGAGATCGTCACGCGAATGGCTAAGGCGCTCCGCTAG
- a CDS encoding AraC family transcriptional regulator: protein MDTPDKIWIRHMGTSEMAFSPRLTSAGRQWRGFDATLFETTGGTVSCPSAPMLNFSMHLGKPIRTARRCDGPIFRRLQSPGDIDLVPVGCPAIWEDSEPSTFLRLDLSQTLVRATAESMGIDPDTLSLAPQMQVRDPMLQHIAWALTAVLETDESTDRLYSESLGTALTAQLLRRYARSSKPKRGLTRRQWQSVVDYVHENLATDLSLAELAEVAGMGSSTFKALFRQTVGMPVHRYVVRQRVEFAMNLLAIGDARLDEVALAAGFVDQSHMARCFRRVVGMTPAAVAREHR, encoded by the coding sequence ATGGATACGCCTGACAAGATTTGGATCCGTCACATGGGCACAAGCGAGATGGCATTCTCGCCTCGCTTGACGAGCGCGGGCCGGCAGTGGCGCGGCTTCGACGCGACCCTCTTCGAAACGACCGGCGGCACCGTATCATGTCCGAGCGCGCCGATGCTGAACTTCAGCATGCACCTCGGCAAGCCTATCAGGACCGCACGCCGGTGCGATGGACCGATTTTTCGGCGTCTGCAGTCACCCGGCGACATCGACCTAGTACCCGTGGGATGCCCTGCGATATGGGAAGATAGCGAACCTTCGACGTTCCTTCGCCTCGATTTGTCGCAGACGCTCGTCCGGGCGACTGCCGAATCGATGGGCATCGATCCGGACACGCTGTCGCTGGCGCCGCAGATGCAGGTGCGAGATCCGATGCTGCAGCACATCGCGTGGGCGCTCACTGCGGTGCTCGAGACGGACGAATCGACGGATCGCCTCTATAGCGAGAGCTTAGGCACCGCGCTCACGGCTCAACTGCTGCGTCGTTACGCAAGGTCTTCGAAACCGAAACGAGGGTTGACGAGACGACAGTGGCAATCGGTCGTCGATTACGTGCACGAGAACCTCGCGACGGACTTGTCGCTTGCCGAGCTCGCTGAAGTCGCCGGCATGGGTTCGTCGACCTTCAAGGCGCTCTTCAGGCAGACCGTCGGCATGCCGGTGCACCGCTACGTCGTCAGACAACGGGTCGAGTTCGCGATGAATCTCCTCGCGATCGGTGATGCCAGGCTCGACGAGGTCGCCTTGGCAGCCGGTTTTGTCGATCAAAGCCACATGGCGCGGTGTTTCCGTCGCGTCGTCGGGATGACGCCGGCGGCGGTCGCTCGCGAGCACCGTTGA